The Streptomyces seoulensis genome contains a region encoding:
- a CDS encoding S41 family peptidase, giving the protein MENAASYLRFPHVRGDLVTFTAEDDVWVAPLDGGRAWRVSADNVPVNHPRISPDGTTLAWTSTRDGAPEVHTAPVDGGPSRRLTHWGSRRTQVRDWTPDGEVLAISASGRHSTRHSWARAVPLDGGPAATLPYGPVGAVAQGPHTVLLSAQMNRDASAWKRYRGGTAGKLWIDRDGDGEFVRLHEELDGNIEYPSWVGDRIAFLSDHEGTGALYSSLADGSDLRRHTPLGGFYARHAASDGARVVYVSAGQLWVLDDLDGAEPRRPGIRLGGARADLQPFVLDAARWLDSAAPDHTARGSAVAVRGTVHWVTHRAGPARALAARPGVRARLPRTFRAGGEEWVVWVTDAEGDDALEFAPATGLAPGTAPRRLAAGRLGRVLELAMSPDGTRAAVASHDGRLLLVERETGEIREVDRSDHGDPHGLAFSPDSGWLAWAHPGPRPLSQIRIAATTDLTVTEATPLRFADHEPVFTLDGRHLAFLSNRAFDPVFDQHVFDLAFVEGVRPHLITLAATTPSPFGPQRHGRPFGTPDRDETPGAEGAPATRVDLDGLADRIVPFPVEAARYSDLRAAKDGVLWLRHPVRGVLGASRATPDAPDPKTELERYDLAQHRLEHLAADADHFEVSGDGRRVLLWSDGRLRVVPADRRAPDDEDGDAHITVDLGRVRHTVDPVAEWRQMYDETGRLMRDNFWRPDMGGVDWDGVLDRYRPVLDRLATHDDLVDLLWEVHGELGTSHAYVIPSGGWGGGARQGLLGADISRHEDGSWRIDRVLPSETSDPEARSPLAAPGVAVRPGDTLLAVGGRPVDPVTGPGPLLLGTAGKPVELTVAPAGGGEPRHAVVVPLADEEPLRYHAWVAGRRAHVHERSGGRLGYLHVPDMQAPGWAQIHRDLRVEVAREGLVVDVRENRGGNTSQLIVEKLARRVVGWDLPRGMRPESYPQDAPRGPVVAVADEFSGSDGDIVNAAIRALGIGPVVGTRTWGGVIGIDSRYTLVDGTTITQPKYAFWLEGAGWAVENHGVDPDVEIPMRPQDWARDEDPQLDEAIRLASEALERQPAKTPPTLPTV; this is encoded by the coding sequence CGCCTGACCCACTGGGGCAGCCGCCGTACCCAGGTCCGCGACTGGACCCCCGACGGCGAGGTCCTGGCGATCAGCGCGTCCGGACGGCACAGCACCCGCCACAGCTGGGCCCGCGCCGTCCCGCTCGACGGAGGCCCGGCCGCCACGCTGCCCTACGGCCCCGTCGGCGCCGTGGCCCAAGGCCCGCACACCGTGCTGCTGTCCGCCCAGATGAACCGGGACGCCTCCGCGTGGAAGCGGTACCGGGGCGGCACCGCGGGCAAGCTGTGGATCGACCGGGACGGCGACGGCGAGTTCGTCCGGCTGCACGAGGAGCTGGACGGCAACATCGAGTACCCCTCCTGGGTAGGCGACCGCATCGCGTTCCTCTCCGACCACGAGGGCACCGGCGCCCTGTACTCCTCCCTCGCCGACGGCTCCGACCTGCGCCGCCACACCCCGCTCGGCGGCTTCTACGCCCGGCACGCCGCGAGCGACGGCGCCCGGGTCGTCTACGTCAGCGCCGGGCAACTGTGGGTGCTGGACGACCTGGACGGTGCCGAGCCGCGCCGCCCTGGTATCCGGCTCGGCGGCGCCCGCGCCGACCTCCAGCCCTTCGTCCTGGACGCCGCCCGCTGGCTCGACTCCGCCGCCCCGGACCACACCGCGCGCGGCAGCGCGGTCGCCGTACGCGGCACCGTCCACTGGGTCACCCACCGCGCCGGACCCGCCCGAGCCCTCGCCGCCCGGCCCGGCGTACGCGCCCGGCTGCCGCGCACCTTCCGCGCGGGCGGCGAGGAGTGGGTGGTGTGGGTGACCGACGCCGAGGGCGACGACGCGCTGGAGTTCGCCCCCGCCACCGGCCTCGCCCCCGGCACCGCCCCGCGCAGGCTCGCCGCCGGCCGGCTCGGCCGCGTGCTCGAACTCGCCATGTCCCCGGACGGCACCCGCGCCGCCGTCGCCTCCCACGACGGACGGCTGCTGCTCGTCGAGCGGGAGACCGGCGAGATCCGCGAGGTGGACCGCAGCGACCACGGCGACCCGCACGGCCTGGCCTTCTCGCCCGACTCCGGCTGGCTCGCCTGGGCGCACCCCGGCCCCCGCCCGCTCTCCCAGATCCGGATCGCGGCCACCACCGACCTCACCGTCACCGAGGCCACCCCGCTGCGCTTCGCCGACCACGAGCCCGTCTTCACCCTCGACGGCCGCCACCTCGCCTTCCTCTCCAACCGCGCCTTCGACCCGGTCTTCGACCAGCACGTCTTCGACCTGGCCTTCGTCGAGGGGGTCCGCCCGCACCTCATCACCCTCGCCGCCACCACACCCTCCCCCTTCGGCCCCCAGCGCCACGGCCGCCCCTTCGGCACCCCCGACCGGGACGAAACCCCCGGCGCAGAGGGCGCCCCCGCCACCCGCGTCGACCTCGACGGGCTCGCCGACCGCATCGTGCCCTTCCCCGTCGAGGCCGCCCGGTACAGCGACCTGCGTGCCGCCAAGGACGGCGTGCTCTGGCTGCGCCACCCGGTGCGCGGTGTCCTAGGCGCCTCCCGCGCCACCCCCGACGCCCCCGACCCCAAGACCGAGCTGGAGCGCTACGACCTGGCCCAGCACCGGCTGGAGCACCTCGCCGCCGACGCCGACCACTTCGAGGTGAGCGGCGACGGCCGCCGCGTACTGCTGTGGAGCGACGGCAGGCTCCGCGTCGTCCCCGCCGACCGCCGCGCCCCGGACGACGAGGACGGCGACGCCCACATCACCGTCGACCTCGGCCGCGTCCGGCACACCGTCGACCCGGTCGCCGAATGGCGGCAGATGTACGACGAGACGGGCCGGCTCATGCGGGACAACTTCTGGCGCCCCGACATGGGCGGTGTCGACTGGGACGGCGTGCTGGACCGCTACCGTCCCGTCCTCGACCGCCTCGCCACCCACGACGACCTCGTGGACCTCCTCTGGGAGGTGCACGGTGAACTCGGCACCTCCCACGCCTATGTCATCCCGTCCGGCGGCTGGGGCGGCGGCGCCCGTCAGGGTCTGCTCGGCGCTGACATATCCCGCCACGAGGACGGCAGTTGGCGGATCGACCGGGTGCTGCCCTCGGAGACCTCCGACCCGGAGGCACGCTCCCCGCTCGCCGCGCCCGGTGTCGCCGTACGCCCCGGTGACACCCTCCTCGCCGTCGGCGGCCGCCCCGTCGACCCGGTCACCGGGCCCGGCCCGCTGCTGCTCGGCACGGCCGGGAAGCCCGTCGAGCTGACCGTCGCCCCCGCCGGCGGCGGGGAGCCGCGGCACGCTGTCGTCGTCCCCCTCGCCGACGAGGAGCCGCTGCGCTACCACGCCTGGGTCGCCGGGCGCCGCGCCCACGTCCACGAGCGCTCCGGCGGCCGCCTCGGCTATCTCCACGTCCCCGACATGCAGGCCCCCGGCTGGGCCCAGATCCACCGCGACCTGCGCGTGGAGGTGGCCCGCGAGGGCCTGGTCGTGGACGTCCGCGAGAACCGCGGCGGCAACACCTCCCAGCTCATCGTCGAGAAACTCGCCCGCCGCGTCGTCGGCTGGGACCTCCCCCGGGGCATGCGCCCCGAGAGCTACCCCCAGGACGCGCCGCGCGGCCCGGTGGTGGCCGTGGCCGACGAGTTCTCCGGCTCCGACGGCGACATCGTCAACGCCGCGATCCGCGCCCTGGGCATCGGCCCTGTCGTCGGCACCCGCACCTGGGGCGGAGTGATCGGCATCGACAGCCGCTACACCTTGGTGGACGGCACGACCATCACCCAGCCCAAGTACGCCTTCTGGCTGGAGGGCGCGGGCTGGGCCGTGGAGAACCACGGTGTGGACCCGGACGTGGAAATCCCGATGCGCCCCCAGGACTGGGCACGGGACGAGGACCCCCAACTGGACGAAGCGATAAGGCTGGCATCGGAAGCACTGGAGAGGCAGCCGGCCAAGACTCCGCCCACCCTGCCGACCGTCTAG
- a CDS encoding histidine triad nucleotide-binding protein gives MAGEPQEDCLFCNIIAGKIPADVVRETDTTLAFRDINPQAPTHILVIPKAHYKNAAELAAQAPQLAADVLAETRGVAEGESLESYRTVFNTGSGAGQTVWHAHAHVLGGRGLNWPPG, from the coding sequence ATGGCCGGCGAACCCCAGGAAGACTGCCTCTTCTGCAACATCATCGCGGGCAAGATCCCCGCGGACGTGGTCAGGGAGACCGACACCACGCTCGCCTTCAGGGACATCAACCCCCAGGCCCCCACCCACATCCTGGTGATCCCCAAGGCCCACTACAAGAACGCCGCCGAACTGGCCGCGCAGGCCCCGCAGCTCGCCGCCGACGTCCTCGCGGAGACCCGCGGAGTCGCCGAGGGCGAGTCCCTGGAGAGCTACCGCACCGTCTTCAACACCGGCAGCGGCGCGGGCCAGACCGTGTGGCACGCCCACGCGCACGTCCTCGGCGGCCGCGGCCTGAACTGGCCCCCCGGATAA
- a CDS encoding ribonuclease Z — MSVRELVVLGTASQVPTRHRNHNGYLLRWDGEGILFDPGEGTQRQMLRAGVAAHDLNRICVTHFHGDHSLGLAGVIQRINLDRVPHEVTAHYPRSGQRFFDRLRYSTAYRETVGLTEAPVDADGPLATTASYTLEAHRLSHPVESYGYRLTEPDGLRMLPDKLAAHGISGPDVGRIQREGSLGGVTLEEVSEARRGQRFAFVMDTRLCPGVHALADGCDLLVIESTFLDEDVTLAEEHGHLTAGQAARAARDAGVRNLVLTHFSQRYPDPAEFERQARAAGFEGELTVARDLDLVPLPKRR, encoded by the coding sequence ATGTCCGTACGCGAACTGGTGGTCCTCGGCACCGCCAGCCAGGTCCCGACCCGGCACCGCAACCACAACGGCTACCTGCTGCGCTGGGACGGCGAGGGCATCCTCTTCGACCCCGGCGAGGGCACCCAGCGCCAGATGCTGCGCGCGGGGGTCGCCGCGCACGACCTGAACCGGATCTGCGTCACCCACTTCCACGGCGACCACAGCCTGGGCCTGGCCGGGGTGATCCAGCGCATCAACCTGGACCGGGTGCCGCACGAGGTCACCGCCCACTACCCGCGCTCGGGTCAGCGCTTCTTCGACCGGCTGCGGTACTCCACCGCCTACCGGGAGACGGTCGGCCTCACCGAGGCCCCCGTCGACGCGGACGGCCCCCTCGCCACCACCGCCTCCTACACGCTGGAGGCGCACCGGCTCTCCCACCCGGTGGAGTCCTACGGCTACCGGCTGACCGAGCCCGACGGGCTGCGCATGCTCCCCGACAAGCTGGCCGCGCACGGCATCTCCGGTCCCGACGTGGGCCGCATCCAGCGGGAGGGCTCGCTCGGCGGGGTCACGCTGGAGGAGGTCAGCGAGGCGCGGCGCGGGCAGCGGTTCGCGTTCGTCATGGACACCCGGCTGTGCCCCGGTGTGCACGCCCTCGCCGACGGCTGCGACCTGCTGGTCATCGAGTCCACCTTCCTCGACGAGGACGTGACGCTCGCCGAGGAGCACGGTCACCTGACGGCCGGACAGGCGGCGCGCGCGGCCCGTGACGCCGGAGTGCGCAACCTCGTCCTCACCCACTTCAGCCAGCGCTACCCCGACCCGGCCGAATTCGAGCGCCAGGCCCGCGCGGCGGGGTTCGAGGGCGAGCTGACCGTGGCCCGCGACCTGGACCTCGTGCCGCTGCCCAAGCGCCGCTGA
- a CDS encoding adenosine deaminase: MPLPKAELHLHIEGTLEPELAFRLAERNGVELPYADTESLREAYRFEDLQSFLNLYYELMAVLRTERDFEELADAYLARAAAQGVRHAEIFFDPQAHLARGVEMGTVIEGLWRALGRSEETHGVSTKLIMCFLRDESAESALATLDAARPYLDRITGVGLDSAEVGHPPVKFREVYDAAAALGLRRVAHAGEEGPPEYVVQALDLLGVERVDHGLRSMEDPALVERLVRDRVPLTLCPLSNVRLRTVDTLADHPLPAMLDAGLMCTVNSDDPAYFGGYAGDNFHAVRDTLGLSEDQMRELARNSFLASFLEDDEDRRARYLAEVEAYEFPGRES, translated from the coding sequence ATGCCCCTCCCCAAAGCTGAACTGCACCTGCACATCGAAGGCACACTGGAGCCGGAGCTTGCGTTCCGGCTGGCCGAGCGCAATGGCGTCGAGCTTCCTTACGCCGACACCGAGTCCCTGCGCGAGGCGTACCGGTTCGAGGACCTCCAGTCCTTCCTGAACCTGTACTACGAGCTGATGGCCGTCCTGCGCACCGAGCGGGACTTCGAGGAGCTGGCCGACGCCTACCTCGCCCGCGCCGCCGCGCAGGGTGTCCGGCACGCGGAGATCTTCTTCGACCCGCAGGCCCACCTCGCGCGCGGGGTGGAGATGGGGACCGTGATCGAGGGCCTGTGGCGGGCGCTGGGCCGCAGCGAGGAGACCCACGGCGTCTCCACCAAGCTGATCATGTGCTTCCTGCGCGACGAGTCCGCCGAGTCGGCGCTCGCCACGCTGGACGCGGCGAGGCCGTATCTGGACCGGATCACCGGGGTCGGCCTGGACTCCGCCGAGGTGGGCCACCCGCCGGTGAAGTTCCGCGAGGTCTACGACGCCGCCGCCGCGCTCGGCCTGCGCCGCGTCGCGCACGCCGGTGAGGAGGGGCCGCCGGAGTACGTCGTCCAGGCTCTGGACCTGCTCGGGGTGGAGCGGGTGGACCACGGGCTGCGGTCCATGGAGGACCCGGCGCTGGTCGAGCGGCTGGTCCGGGACCGTGTCCCGCTGACCCTGTGCCCGCTGTCCAACGTCCGCCTGCGCACGGTCGACACGCTGGCCGACCACCCGCTCCCGGCGATGCTGGACGCGGGGCTGATGTGCACGGTGAACTCCGACGACCCGGCCTACTTCGGCGGCTACGCGGGCGACAACTTCCACGCCGTCCGCGACACCCTCGGTCTCTCCGAGGACCAGATGCGCGAGCTGGCCCGCAACTCCTTCCTCGCCTCCTTCCTGGAGGACGACGAGGACCGCCGGGCGCGGTACCTGGCGGAGGTCGAGGCGTACGAGTTCCCCGGCCGGGAGTCGTAG
- a CDS encoding MFS transporter, producing MSAPRSTPWPLVALFTAGYLASYLLPTTVGRLDSALPLSATQAGAIGSALLLSSASAGFTLAGRVDRFGARAVARLGLTLAVLGYGCAALTDSVPAVVLGAVVGGLGSGTMTAVAASGIAAGRDPHRATTSGLLMVSALAGALYLTIPRLGPGHGLPLGAIALTALAIWPFTGRLPARTAPAAGPAAVRRPLPHRRAGLLLAATMPCWSLAQNALWGVSGRIGLGQAHLTEITVGAVFAVALGAGLLGVVGASALGPRLGRALPIGLGTALIAACIALSASATDLPSFALGEIAWNLCYPVVLSYVISLAAALDTRGRWAVLVGSAASLGTAAGPLTGSLLSDRAGFPAMGGILAAALLLAAVPMTAVALRTAPRRLRIVEIPIAAGPLAEAPLAEPVSGVEVAAVQFKDLPVVEISLREAPVTDPAAGDTRTGEILAGEILAGEILVGGATVLDLPAKGIPVVQIPLTDLSVGELRAMGTSHAGKTPGATIPA from the coding sequence GTGTCCGCCCCCCGCTCCACTCCCTGGCCCCTCGTCGCCCTTTTCACGGCCGGGTACCTCGCCTCGTATCTCCTGCCGACCACGGTCGGCCGTCTCGACAGCGCGCTGCCGCTGTCCGCCACCCAGGCCGGTGCCATCGGCAGCGCCCTGCTGCTGAGTTCGGCGTCCGCCGGGTTCACGCTGGCCGGCCGCGTCGACCGGTTCGGCGCCCGTGCGGTCGCCCGGCTGGGTCTCACCCTGGCCGTCCTCGGCTACGGCTGCGCCGCCCTCACCGACTCCGTGCCCGCCGTGGTGCTCGGCGCGGTCGTCGGGGGCCTCGGCTCCGGCACGATGACGGCGGTCGCCGCGAGCGGTATCGCCGCCGGGCGTGATCCGCACCGGGCCACCACGTCCGGGCTGCTCATGGTCTCCGCCCTGGCGGGTGCCCTCTATCTGACGATCCCCCGCCTCGGCCCCGGCCACGGGCTGCCGCTCGGCGCCATCGCGCTGACCGCGCTCGCCATATGGCCGTTCACCGGCCGGCTGCCCGCCCGTACCGCCCCGGCGGCCGGCCCCGCCGCCGTGCGCCGGCCGCTTCCCCACCGCCGGGCCGGGCTGCTGCTGGCCGCGACGATGCCGTGCTGGTCGCTGGCGCAGAACGCGCTGTGGGGCGTGAGCGGGCGCATCGGCCTCGGGCAGGCGCACCTCACCGAGATCACGGTCGGCGCGGTGTTCGCGGTCGCGCTGGGCGCCGGTCTGCTGGGCGTGGTCGGCGCGAGCGCGCTCGGCCCGCGCCTCGGCCGCGCACTGCCGATCGGGCTGGGTACGGCGCTGATCGCGGCCTGCATCGCGCTCAGCGCCTCGGCCACCGACCTGCCCTCCTTCGCGCTGGGCGAGATCGCGTGGAACCTCTGCTACCCGGTGGTGCTGTCCTACGTCATCAGCCTGGCCGCCGCCCTCGACACACGCGGCCGCTGGGCGGTGCTGGTCGGCTCGGCGGCGTCCCTCGGGACCGCGGCCGGCCCCCTGACCGGCAGCCTGCTGTCGGACCGCGCGGGCTTCCCGGCGATGGGCGGGATCCTGGCGGCGGCACTGCTGCTGGCGGCCGTCCCGATGACCGCGGTCGCCCTGCGCACGGCACCCCGCCGCCTGCGGATCGTGGAGATCCCGATCGCGGCCGGCCCGCTCGCCGAGGCCCCCCTCGCGGAACCGGTCTCCGGCGTCGAGGTCGCGGCGGTCCAGTTCAAGGACCTCCCCGTCGTGGAGATCTCCCTGCGGGAGGCCCCCGTCACCGATCCGGCCGCCGGGGACACCCGGACCGGAGAGATCCTGGCCGGGGAGATCCTGGCCGGGGAGATCCTGGTCGGCGGAGCCACCGTGCTGGACCTGCCCGCCAAGGGCATCCCGGTCGTGCAGATCCCGCTCACGGACCTCTCCGTTGGGGAGCTCCGGGCCATGGGCACCTCCCACGCCGGGAAGACCCCCGGCGCGACCATCCCGGCCTGA
- a CDS encoding 5-dehydro-4-deoxyglucarate dehydratase yields the protein MVRVSGAPQDVARRLREGMARGVLSFPLTAFHEDGTLDPDGCRAHVADRLAAGPGALFPACGTGEFFSLDEDEYRQVVTIAVEEAAGRVPVVAGAGYGWAQAARFARIAEEAGADALLVLPHYLVAAPQDGLVAQLEHLAARTRLPLIAYQRDQVAYTVDSLRRIAGIPNVIGLKDGHSDLDRLQRLTLAAPEDFLFFNGAATAEVQARAYTAVGVPAYSSAVHAFAPEIAGAFRTALRAGDDDTADRLLRGFYVPFVELRDRTPGYAVSLVKAAARLRGARVGPVRAPLTDPGAADLAALKDLLATGLGLVGAAL from the coding sequence ATGGTGCGGGTGAGCGGCGCTCCGCAGGACGTGGCCCGGCGGCTGCGGGAGGGGATGGCGCGGGGCGTGCTCTCCTTCCCGCTCACCGCCTTCCACGAGGACGGCACCCTCGACCCCGACGGCTGCCGCGCCCATGTGGCCGACCGGCTCGCCGCCGGCCCCGGCGCCCTCTTCCCCGCCTGCGGCACCGGGGAGTTCTTCTCCCTGGACGAGGACGAGTACCGCCAGGTCGTCACCATCGCCGTCGAAGAGGCGGCCGGGCGCGTCCCCGTGGTCGCCGGGGCCGGCTACGGCTGGGCCCAGGCGGCCCGCTTCGCCCGCATCGCCGAGGAGGCCGGGGCCGACGCCCTGCTGGTGCTGCCGCACTACCTCGTCGCCGCCCCGCAGGACGGGCTCGTCGCCCAGCTCGAACACCTCGCCGCCCGCACCCGGCTCCCGCTCATCGCCTACCAGCGCGACCAAGTCGCCTACACGGTGGACTCGTTGCGGCGGATCGCCGGCATCCCGAACGTCATCGGGCTCAAGGACGGCCACAGCGACCTCGACCGGCTCCAGCGCCTCACCCTCGCCGCCCCCGAGGACTTCCTCTTCTTCAACGGCGCCGCCACCGCCGAGGTCCAGGCCCGCGCCTACACCGCCGTCGGCGTACCGGCCTACTCCTCCGCCGTGCACGCCTTCGCCCCCGAGATCGCCGGAGCCTTCCGCACCGCCCTGCGCGCCGGGGACGACGACACGGCCGACCGGCTGCTGCGCGGCTTCTACGTCCCCTTCGTCGAACTCCGCGACCGGACACCCGGATACGCCGTCTCCCTGGTCAAGGCCGCCGCCCGGCTCAGGGGGGCGCGCGTCGGACCCGTACGGGCACCCCTGACGGACCCCGGTGCCGCCGACCTCGCCGCGCTGAAGGACCTCCTCGCCACCGGACTCGGTCTCGTGGGAGCCGCCCTGTGA
- a CDS encoding glucarate dehydratase family protein produces the protein MTPDLTVTEVRLTPVLVADPPLLNTQGVHQPYTPRLIVEVVTAGGATGLGETYGDTRYLELARPLAARLTGRSVTDVNALFALDLAVDESRVQGGVDAGGLRGVQSADKLRLSVLSAFEVACLDAQGRALGLPVHALLGGKLRDSVEYSAYLFYKWAAHPDTVAAEPDEWGAALDPAGVVAQARALSERHGFTSFKLKGGVFPPEEEVAAVHALAEAFPGRPLRLDPNGAWSVPAALKVAGELAGLLEYLEDPVLGTDAMAEVAARTGVPLATNMCVTTFGEIKDAFTRDAVQVVLSDHHYWGGLRNTRHLAAICAAFGVGVSMHSNTHLGISLAAMTQVAATVPNLHHACDSHYPWQSEDVLTERVPFTAGHVTVSDRPGLGVDLDRDALARLHRRWAEDDGALRDRDDARAMRSADPAWRTPVMPRW, from the coding sequence GTGACCCCGGACCTGACCGTCACCGAGGTCCGGCTGACCCCGGTCCTGGTGGCCGACCCGCCGCTGCTCAACACGCAGGGCGTGCACCAGCCGTACACGCCCCGGCTGATCGTGGAAGTGGTCACGGCGGGCGGTGCCACCGGGCTCGGGGAGACGTACGGCGACACCAGGTACCTGGAGCTGGCCCGGCCGCTGGCCGCCCGGCTCACCGGACGGTCGGTCACGGATGTGAACGCGCTGTTCGCCCTCGACCTCGCGGTGGACGAGAGCCGGGTCCAAGGTGGCGTCGACGCGGGCGGGCTGCGCGGGGTGCAGAGCGCCGACAAGCTCCGGCTGTCCGTGCTCTCCGCCTTCGAGGTCGCCTGCCTGGACGCCCAGGGGCGGGCGCTCGGACTCCCCGTGCACGCGCTGCTCGGCGGGAAGCTGCGGGACTCCGTCGAGTACAGCGCCTACCTCTTCTACAAGTGGGCCGCCCACCCCGACACGGTCGCCGCCGAGCCGGACGAGTGGGGTGCCGCGCTCGACCCGGCCGGGGTGGTCGCCCAGGCCCGCGCGCTGAGTGAGCGGCACGGCTTCACCTCCTTCAAGCTCAAGGGCGGGGTCTTCCCGCCGGAGGAGGAGGTCGCGGCCGTGCACGCGCTCGCCGAGGCGTTCCCCGGCCGGCCGCTGCGGCTCGACCCCAACGGCGCCTGGTCCGTGCCGGCCGCGCTGAAGGTGGCCGGGGAACTCGCCGGCCTGCTGGAGTACCTGGAGGACCCGGTGCTGGGCACCGACGCCATGGCCGAGGTGGCCGCGCGGACCGGGGTGCCGCTCGCCACCAACATGTGCGTGACCACCTTCGGGGAGATCAAGGACGCGTTCACCAGGGACGCCGTGCAGGTGGTGCTCTCCGACCACCACTACTGGGGCGGGCTGCGCAACACCCGGCACCTCGCCGCGATCTGCGCCGCCTTCGGGGTCGGGGTGTCCATGCACTCCAACACCCACCTCGGCATCAGCCTCGCCGCGATGACCCAGGTCGCGGCCACCGTGCCGAACCTCCACCACGCCTGCGACTCCCACTACCCCTGGCAGAGCGAGGACGTCCTCACCGAGCGCGTGCCCTTCACCGCCGGCCACGTCACCGTCTCCGACCGCCCCGGCCTGGGCGTCGACCTCGACCGCGACGCCCTCGCCCGGCTGCACCGGCGCTGGGCGGAGGACGACGGGGCCCTGCGCGACCGGGACGACGCACGGGCGATGCGCTCCGCGGACCCCGCCTGGCGGACCCCGGTGATGCCCCGCTGGTGA
- a CDS encoding carbohydrate kinase family protein: MMPSHAIAGEETGGDPEHLTQTARHQAQVDPLAALRAPGDPPWDVYLTGPVFLDIVFTGLDSAPVRGTESWARGMGSSPGGVANMAAALARLGLRTSLAAAFGDDHYGEYCWDALAQGEGIDLTPSRTVPGWHSPVTVSMAYEGERTMISHGHEPPPEELAPDCPPPARAAVASLTPGRRAPWIAQAAREGTRIFADVGWDDTGAWDLAGLADLEHCEAFLPNAEEAMRYTGSTCPKAAAHALTEHVPVAVVTLGAEGAYAVDRRTGETAEVPAIAVEALDPTGAGDVFVAGFVTGTLAGWPLADRLALAGLTAALSVQEFGGSLSAPGWSEIGAWWRRVQSLETQNPAALRRYAFLDTLVPARLDRPWPLRRAVPTIGFGRSA; encoded by the coding sequence CTGATGCCGTCTCACGCGATCGCAGGAGAGGAAACCGGAGGCGACCCGGAGCACCTCACGCAGACAGCGCGCCACCAGGCCCAGGTCGACCCGCTGGCCGCCCTGCGCGCCCCCGGAGACCCGCCCTGGGACGTCTATCTGACCGGCCCCGTCTTCCTCGACATCGTCTTCACCGGCCTGGACTCCGCACCCGTGCGCGGCACCGAGTCCTGGGCGCGCGGGATGGGCTCCAGCCCCGGCGGCGTCGCCAACATGGCCGCCGCCCTGGCCCGCCTCGGCCTGCGCACCTCCCTCGCGGCGGCCTTCGGGGACGACCACTACGGGGAGTACTGCTGGGACGCGCTGGCCCAGGGCGAGGGCATCGACCTCACCCCCTCGCGCACGGTGCCCGGCTGGCACTCCCCGGTCACCGTCTCCATGGCGTACGAGGGCGAGCGCACGATGATCTCCCACGGGCACGAGCCGCCCCCGGAGGAACTCGCGCCCGACTGCCCGCCGCCCGCCCGTGCCGCCGTCGCCTCCCTCACCCCTGGCCGGCGCGCCCCCTGGATCGCCCAGGCGGCCCGTGAGGGCACCCGGATCTTCGCCGACGTCGGCTGGGACGACACCGGTGCCTGGGACCTGGCCGGACTCGCCGACCTGGAGCACTGCGAGGCGTTCCTGCCCAACGCGGAGGAGGCGATGCGGTACACCGGCTCGACCTGTCCCAAGGCGGCCGCGCACGCCCTCACCGAGCATGTGCCGGTCGCGGTCGTCACCCTCGGCGCGGAGGGCGCCTACGCGGTGGACCGGCGCACCGGCGAGACCGCCGAGGTGCCCGCCATCGCGGTGGAGGCCCTGGACCCGACCGGCGCCGGGGACGTCTTCGTGGCCGGCTTCGTCACCGGCACCCTCGCCGGCTGGCCGCTCGCCGACCGCCTCGCCCTCGCCGGGCTCACCGCCGCCCTCTCCGTCCAGGAGTTCGGCGGCTCCCTCTCCGCCCCCGGCTGGTCGGAGATCGGTGCCTGGTGGCGCAGGGTCCAGTCCCTGGAGACCCAGAACCCCGCCGCCCTGCGCCGCTACGCCTTCCTCGACACCCTCGTCCCCGCCCGCCTGGACCGCCCCTGGCCCCTGCGCCGAGCCGTCCCCACCATCGGCTTCGGCCGCAGCGCGTGA